The region ATAATTTTTATTTATATGTTAAAATCAGGAACTAAAAATTCATAATATATAGAGGCACAAATGGCAGTTACAATTGAAGAAGCACTAGAGTTTATATATAAAAACACTACAAAAAAATCGCTCAAAATTTTACCAATAGAGCAAGTGCTAGGCTATGTAATAGCTCAAGATATTGTAGCTACTCACAACTTGCCTCCATATGACAACTCTGCTATGGATGGTTATGCTGTCAAAGTCTCAGATGCAAGTAATTGTGTAGAGGTAAATCACACTATTTTTGCAGGAGACAACTCAAATGAAGTTCTCACTTGTGGAACTGCCATAAAGATAATGACAGGAGCTAAAATTCCTGATGGTTGTGAATGTATAGTTCCCATAGAAGACACTAAAAAGTGTGACAATGGCGTAACTCTTCCAAGCAAACTCTCCAAATCAAAACATATTCGCCTTTGTGGTGAAGATATCAAAAAAGGCGAAGTTCTTTTAAAAGATGGTCAAAAACTACAAGCTCATCAAATAACTCTTCTTGCATCTCAAGGTATAAGTCATGTACAAGTTTACAAAAAGCCAAAAATTGCACTCTTTGCATCTGGTAATGAACTAAAGATGCATTTTGAAAAAGTAGAAGCTTATCAACTCTACAACACAAACACTCCGACGCTACTATCTCGTGCTAAGGAGCTTGGTTGTGAAGTTGATTTTATAGGAACTTCACAAGACAATTTAGAAGATTTAAAAAAACATATAAAAAGTGCTCTTGATAGTGATTTGATTATTACTTCTGGCGGAGTGAGCGTTGGAGATGCGGACTTTACAAAAGAAGCATTTAGTGCCTTTGGGATGCAAACCTTTTTTGATAAAGTTCAAATAAAACCTGGTAAACCTACAACTTTTGGAAAGATTAATGATACTTTAGTACTAAATCTTCCAGGAAATCCATTGGCGGCAGCACTTAATTTTGAACTCTTTGGTCAGAGCATTATTTTAGCTCTAAGCGGAGTAAATGAAATGTTCATAAATCCGATAGATACAAAAATAAAAAATGACTACAAACAAAAAAAAGGTCGTATTAGTTTAGTTCCAGGCTATTTTGATGGCAGTAGTTTTGAAGTATGCGAAAAGTTTGCTCCAGGAATGGTTTCTCCTCTTGCTACTTCAAATGCATACATAATGGTAGATGAAAATATAGAATCTTTAGCATCTAATGATAAGGTAAAAGTCATATCTACAAGATTTACTTTTACTAGTAAAAATAAAGTAAGTTTACTCTAGTTCTCAAGTTTAACTTGAGAACTTATATAAAAGCAAGTCCAAAAGTTTTTAAACACTTTTAGGATTTACAAAATTTTCCGCTTTTTTTATCTTTTCCCATAACATAGCATCTGCCCAACTCTTTTTGACTTCATCTGAAAATACTATAGAATCTAGTTCTATATAACCCATATCTTTAGAGTACGCATCATAACTAAAAGCTTGAGCATAACCTGTAGCTGTTTCATGCACAATTACACTATGAAGTTTTACCTCTTTTTCTCCATTTACACTGCTTGTAAGCTGAAGAAGTCTATCTATCATAACAAATATTACACGTGAAAATTGTTCACATGATGGAGAAACCGGCAA is a window of uncultured Sulfurimonas sp. DNA encoding:
- the glp gene encoding gephyrin-like molybdotransferase Glp, with product MAVTIEEALEFIYKNTTKKSLKILPIEQVLGYVIAQDIVATHNLPPYDNSAMDGYAVKVSDASNCVEVNHTIFAGDNSNEVLTCGTAIKIMTGAKIPDGCECIVPIEDTKKCDNGVTLPSKLSKSKHIRLCGEDIKKGEVLLKDGQKLQAHQITLLASQGISHVQVYKKPKIALFASGNELKMHFEKVEAYQLYNTNTPTLLSRAKELGCEVDFIGTSQDNLEDLKKHIKSALDSDLIITSGGVSVGDADFTKEAFSAFGMQTFFDKVQIKPGKPTTFGKINDTLVLNLPGNPLAAALNFELFGQSIILALSGVNEMFINPIDTKIKNDYKQKKGRISLVPGYFDGSSFEVCEKFAPGMVSPLATSNAYIMVDENIESLASNDKVKVISTRFTFTSKNKVSLL
- a CDS encoding 6-carboxytetrahydropterin synthase; protein product: MIIRKLFKFENAHVVRGCSTLKCRSSLHGHSYKVELLFESNFLDNGQMVYDFGLMKQNMKALVESFDHGVSIWSGDNKKYIKDMKLHSQRWVELPVSPSCEQFSRVIFVMIDRLLQLTSSVNGEKEVKLHSVIVHETATGYAQAFSYDAYSKDMGYIELDSIVFSDEVKKSWADAMLWEKIKKAENFVNPKSV